One window of Strix aluco isolate bStrAlu1 chromosome 24, bStrAlu1.hap1, whole genome shotgun sequence genomic DNA carries:
- the LOC141934321 gene encoding acid-sensing ion channel 2-like isoform X2, with product MDLKDSTSEGSMGSLQPSSIQIFANTSTLHGIRHVFVYGPVTIRRLLWTLAFVGSLGLLLVESSDRVAFYFSYQHVTKVDEVVANSLVFPAVTICNLNEFRFSRLTTNDLYHAGELLALLDVNLQIPNPHLADPAVLAILQEKTNFKQYKPKVFNMQEFLARVGHDLKDMMLYCKFKGQECNHEDFKTNA from the coding sequence ATGGATCTGAAGGACAGCACCAGCGAGGGCAGCATGGGCAGCCTGCAGCCTTCCAGCATCCAGATTTTTGCCAACACCTCCACGCTCCACGGGATCCGTCACGTCTTCGTCTACGGGCCAGTGACCATCCGGCGCCTGCTCTGGACCTTGGCCTTTGTGGGCTCGCTGGGTCTCCTCCTGGTTGAGAGTTCAGACCGGGTGGCTTTCTACTTCTCCTACCAGCACGTGACCAAAGTGGACGAGGTCGTGGCAAACAGCCTGGTCTTCCCTGCTGTCACCATCTGTAACCTCAACGAGTTTCGCTTTTCCCGGCTCACCACCAACGACCTGTACCACGCTGGGGAGCTCCTGGCTCTGCTTGACGTCAACCTGCAGATCCCCAACCCTCACCTGGCTGACCCGGCTGTCTTGGCCATCCTCCAAGAAAAGACCAACTTTAAGCAGTATAAACCAAAAGTTTTCAACATGCAGGAGTTCCTGGCACGGGTTGGCCACGACCTGAAGGATATGATGCTGTACTGCAAATTCAAAGGCCAAGAGTGCAACCATGAGGACTTCAAAACT